Proteins encoded together in one Prunus dulcis chromosome 3, ALMONDv2, whole genome shotgun sequence window:
- the LOC117620615 gene encoding uncharacterized protein LOC117620615: MSSMLSSQGLVLATAMAVSSTLVFLAFSRQKTCLPTQLSDSYNSQQNLKKTALRSCLCSGDKKRERKKKKVHFAENVEEPPIGGGEEMVMRKQSKVERRSCRNEIPENRIALYNGILKNRVQRMQCSH; encoded by the exons ATGTCTTCTATGCTGAGCTCTCAAGGTCTGGTATTGGCCACAGCCATGGCCGTCTCAAGCACTCTCGTCTTCCTTGCTTTCTCTAGGCAGAAGACTTGCCTACCAACCCAACTTTCTGATAGCTACAATTCCCAGCAAAATCTAAAGAAAACTGCTCTGCGTTCTTGCTTGTGTTCAG gtgataagaagagggagaggaagaaaaagaaagtgcaTTTTGCTGAAAATGTTGAGGAGCCGCCAATTGGCGGTGGAGAGGAAATGGTGATGAGAAAGCAGAGCAAAGTTGAGAGAAGAAGTTGCAGAAACGAAATTCCTGAGAATCGGATTGCTTTGTACAATGGAATTCTCAAGAACCGTGTGCAAAGGATGCAGTGTTCTCATTGA